Within Oribacterium sp. oral taxon 102, the genomic segment CCGTCGATGCGGACACGGACATATCCGGAGCGGCGCGCGCTCTGCAGCACCTTCTCATGCATACCCTTCTTGCCGCGGACGATCGGTGCGAGAAGCTGGATCCGTGTTCCCTCCTCCATCCGGAGGAGCTGATCCACCATCTCATCCACCGTCTGCCGCCGGATCTCCCTGCCGCACTTCGGGCAGTGCGGGATGCCGATGCGCGCATAGAGCAGCCGCAGATAGTCATAGATCTCCGTCACCGTGCCGACCGTGGAGCGCGGGTTCCGATTCGTGCTTTTCTGGTCGATCGAGATCGCCGGAGACAGTCCCTCGATCAGCTCGACATTCGGCTTCTCCATCTGCCCCAGAAACTGCCTCGCATAGGAGGACAGGCTCTCCATGTAGCGGCGCTGTCCCTCTGCATAGATCGTATCAAAGGCGAGCGAGGACTTCCCGGAGCCGGAGAGCCCGGTCAGGACGACCAGCTCATCCCGCGGGATATCCAGATCGATATGCTTCAGGTTGTGCTCGCTCGCACCTCGTATTTTAATAAACTTTCTTTCCACAACTTTCCCTTCTCTCCATCCTGTTTCGGGCACCTCCGCCCGCTTCTCTCTTCTTCACGCAAAGCAAAGGCCGGCAAACAATTGTTCGCCGACCTATCGTAACACGAATATTTCCGGAATTCAAGGACTCACAGCACCTTCGACAGAAATGTCTTCAGCCTCTCATTCTCCGGATGCTCGAAGAAGCTCTCCGGACTGCCCTCCGTAACAAAATTTCCGCCCTCCAGGAACATAACCCTGTCCGAGACCTCCCTCGCAAAGCCCATCTCATGCGTCACGACCACCATTGTCATATGCTCCTCCGCAAGCTGCTTCATGACCTGCAGCACCTCGCCGACCATCTCCGGATCCAGCGCGGAGGTCGGCTCGTCAAAGAGCATCACATCCGGGTGCATCGCCAGCGCGCGGACGATCGCAGCTCTTTGCTGCTGTCCGCCGGAGAGCTGATTCGGGTAGCTCTCTGCCTTGTCTGCGAGTCCGACTCTCGTGAGAAGCTGCATCGCTTCCGCCTCTGCCGCTTCCCTCTCCTGCTTCCGAAGCCGGATCGGGCCGAGCATCAGATTTTCCAGTATCGTCATATGCGGAAAGAGATTGAACTGCTGGAAGACCATTCCCATCTTCTGACGGAGCCGGTCAATATCCGTACCCTTCGCCGTAATTTCCGTACCTTCAAAAAAGATCTTCCCCTCCGTCGGCGTCTCCAGCAGGTTCAGACAGCGCAGAAAGGTAGACTTTCCGGAGCCGGAGGGACCGATCACGCAGACCACCTCTCCCTTCCGGATCTCTGTCGAAATCTCGTTCAATACCCTGAGCGTCTGAAATCGCTTCGACAGCTTCTCAATTTTAAGGAGCACTTCTCCGTTTTTTACTTCCATTTTTCCTCCTCTCCGACTCAGGTGTTCTGCAATCTTCTTTCCATCCGCTTCTCAACGTTGGAAAGCACCACCGTGAGGAAGAGATAAATGAGGGCAACCGTGAGCAGCGGCGTCCATGCGTCGTAGGTTCTCGAGCGGATGATATCTCCGCCCTTCGTCAGATCCTGCACCGCCACATAGCCGATGACCGCCGTCTCCTTGATCAGTACGATAAACTCGTTAAATACCGCCGGCAGTACATTTTTGAGCGCCTGCGGCAGAATAATGAAGCGCATGGTCTCCGCATAGTTGAAGCCGAGCGAGCGCCCCGCCTCCATCTGTCCGTTCGGAATCGACATGATGCCGGAACGGATGATCTCCGCGACATAGGCTGCGGAATTCAGCCCAAATGCAATGCAGCCGATGAAGATCCCCGAGAAGATCCGAGAGGTGAAGATACAGTAGCTGAAGATCAAAAGCTGAATGACGGAGGGCGTCCCGCGGATCACTGTGATGTACAGCTTCGCGATGAGATCCGGCAGCCTGAGCTTCCCTGTCTTGTCATGCGTCGTCCGGATTACCGCGAGGAGCATGCCGAGCACGACACCGATCAGCAGTGCGAATGCCGTAATCAGCAGCGTATTTTTCAGCCCGTCCACGAGGTAGAGCCACCTCTGATCCTTGATGAAATTCAGATAGATTCTCTCCTGCATACCCCTCTCCCTTTCTTGCCGTTCCCCTGATGCGGGCAGGAAGCGGAGTCTCGCTGCCTGCCCGATGTCTTGTCTTCCCTCTGCGGGAATACCGCTCCCGCTTACTGCTCCTTGATATACTTCGCGATGATCTCGTCCAGCCTGCCGGAATCCTTCAGCTTCTTGATCGCGGAATTGATGCCGTTCAGGAGCTCCGTATTGCCCTTCTTCACACAGATCGCATACTCCTCATCCGCATAGGCGGTGTCCAGGATTTTCAGCCCGCTGCTGCTCTCTACGAAGGCCTTCGCCGTGCTGCTGTCAATAACGACCGCATCGATTTTTCCCGCGGAAAGCGCCTGCACTGCGTCCGAGCCCTTCGGGAATCTCTGGGTATTGGCATCGCCGAGGTCATCGCTGATGTAGATATCGCCAGTCGTCCCCTGCTGCACGCCAATCAGCTTCCCCTCGAGATCCTCCGGGCCTGTGATAACGGAGTCTTCCGGTACGATAATCGCCTGCACCGCCGTCGCATAGCTGTCAGAGAAATCAACATTCTTCAATCTGTCCTCCGTCACCGTCATGCCTGCTGCACCGAAATCGATCTTACCGGCCTGCACCGCCGGAAGCACCGCGTCGAACGCCATATCGGAGATTTCCAGCTTTGCTCCCAGCTCCTCCGCGATGGCTGCGGCGATCTCGGCGTCGATACCGACGATGCTGTCCCCCTCGTGATACTCATACGGCGGAAACTCCGCATTTGTCCCCATGATAAGGGTCTTTCCCGCATAGGAGGACTGCGCCGCCGCACTGCCCTCTGTCTTCGCGGAGCCTGCTGCGGAAGATCCGCACGCCGCCAATAGAAAAGCTGAAATCACTGCCGCTGTAAGGATACCGAACTTTTTCATAATACCTCCTCCGGGAACGCTTCCCCCGCTTCTCGCCCCTATATGAATAAATATACGAGCCATACAAGTTATGCGGCTATTATACTTCTGAAAATTCAAAAGTCAAGCATATTTCTGCATTTTTTTAGAATAATTTCGAGTTTTATGCAATTTGTCTCCAAAATATGCAGATATTTCCCTCACAGCCTTTGCAGAAAGCGATGCAGATGCGTGCTCAGCGCTCCCGCCGTGAGTCCGATCGCGGCACCCGCTGCGATACCCGCTGCGAGCAGCACCGGAAAGTAGAGCAGGAGCTGCGGAGAATGTAGCAGCAGCATCGCTGTCAGAAGCTGCCCCAGATTGTGGAGGACGCCTCCGCAGATGCTGACGGCAGTCCGGGAAAGCTGCCAGCTTTTCAGCAGCAGCATCCCTCCGAAGCTCAGGAAAAAGCCCGCGAGAGAGTAGGCAATGGTCATGGCGTTGCCGAAGCTCATCGCCACCAGCAGGATACGGGCGAAGCTGATCAGCAGCGTCGCGGGCGTGCCGATCGAATAGAGCCCGACGACCGTCACGATATTCGGCAGCCCGAGCTTCACGCCCGGTACGCCGATACTAAACGGCAGGATCGCCTCGATATAGCTCAGCACCATGGACAGGGCGAGCAGCATTCCGTAAAGGCTTATTTTCTTTGCTTTCTGGTTCATTCTCCTCCTCACAGAAAAATCAAGGGCAAGGAAAGAGGCGATGTCCTTCGACACCGCCCCGCTTTTCTTTTCTTTGTTCTTGAGTACTTCCTGTAATTCATGACCCCTCTCCGGAAAGAGGAGCTTCTTTCAAAATCAGGTACATTCTCCAAGAGAAAAATTAAAGCTTTACAACCTTCGTAGCCTGAGGTCCCTTTGCACCGTCAACTACCTCGAACTCTACCGCCTGTCCCTCTTCAAGAGACTTGAAGCCATCGCCGGCAAGCCCTGAATAGTGTACGAATACGTCCTTCCCTGTCTCGTCAGAGATGAAGCCGTATCCCTTCTGGTTATTGAACCACTTTACTGTACCTTTCATTTGTGTACCTCCAAAAATCTCTGCAATCGATATTGACTGCCAAGGGAGATACTATCATAAAGCCCGGGTTCCGTCAACCGGAACAATGGAAATTTTCGGTTCCTCCGGCTCCCAGTCGCGAATCTTCTCCGGTTCCTCCGGCCGGCTGAAATAGTATCCCTGGATCGTGTCGCAGGAAAGCGCATGGAGTCTCTCATACTGCCACCTCTGCTCCACGCCCTCCACAATCACCCGCTTGCCCAGATAGTGAATCGTATTGATCAGACTGGCGAGCAGATCCTCGTTATCCACGAGATAGCGATCCACCAGCGTCTTGTCGATCTTCAGTGCGGAAATCGGAATGTAGGAAAGGTAACCGAAGGAGGAGTAGCCGGTGCCGAAATCATCCAGATGAATGCAGATGCCCGCCTCTGTCAGACGCCGGAACATCTCCCGGGAATGCTCCGTTTCTTCCAGCAGGATGCTTTCCGTAACCTCCAGCACCAGATACTTCGCAGCGATCCGATACTGCTCCAGCAGCTCAAACACATAATCGACATATCCGAGGTCATTCAGCTGGTAGCTCGAAAAATTCACGGAGATCGGACGAAGCGCTGTTCCCTCATTCCTCCAGCGGGCAAGCTGGCGGATCACCATCCGCGTCGTCATGCGGCCGATCGTACTGATATAGCCGTAACGCTCCGCGATCGGGATGAAGATGCCGGGCGAAACCGCCTCTCCGCGTATGCGCACCAGCGCCTCATAGCCGCTGACCCTACCGCTCAGGCAGTCCACCTGCGGCTGGTAAACCATGTAGAGATTTTCCTCCAGCACGGCATCCTGCACCAGCTTGCGGAGCTCGTTGTCCCGTTCCGTCTTCTCCCTGAGCTTATCCGAATAGAAGATGATCTGATTCTTGCCGTTCCGCTTCGCCTCCGCAGCCGCCGTATCCGCATCCATCACAACCCTCACGCCCGATGCGGTCTCTGAGGTCGCCACACCGCCGCTGGCGCTCATCAGGATCTTGCCGGTTCCCACCTCGATCGACTGCTTGAAGATGTGGTTGATGTCCTGTATCTCCTCGCTGTCCTGTGTCAGCACCCTGCCCAGATATACGATCAGGAAGGCATCTCCGCCGAAGCGGGCTGCCACGACCTTATGAGAGTAGCTGTATTCCCGGAGCATCTGCCCGAGCTTCCCCAGATAATCATCCCCGACCTCATGCCCGTGGGACTCGTTAATCTCCTTCAGATTGTCCACGTCCATCAGCACCGCGGAATACTGCTTCTCCATCGGAAGCCGCGTCTGAAGATACTGCACCACGGTATGGCGGTTCATCAGCTTCGTCATATTATCATGGCTCGCCTCATACTGCAGCTCCTGCTGCAAGGCCAGAAGCCCCTGATTGCTCGCCTTCAGCTCCTCCGCGGTTCGTTCGCTCAGCCAGCGGTTGATGGAGGCATTCGCCCAGAAGCATGCCAGGGAAGCGGCAAGCAGCAGCATGATCCCGAAAATACGCAAGTAGAGCATCATCCCCTCTCCGGGTGCATGCAGAATGACAGCGTTTCTCGGCACCTTCCTCCGATTCAGCCCGTACTTCACCAATGCCTTGTAGTCAAATATAAAGGTGCCCGGCGCGGAGGCGGAAAGACGGATATCCTTGGTCGGAATCCCCTTCTCCACGATCTCCACCGCTGCGTACGCCGCATTGGAGGCAAGCTTCGCATAGTCCAGCTGTCTGCCGCCGGTGATCCCATCCCCGAAGCCGCCGTAGCCGTCGTGATAAACCGGCGTCCCTGAGGCGCCCGTAATCAGGGCTACGCTCTCGGGAATCGTATAATTCCTGCCATCCTTGTCCCGGAACGCGGAGAGATAAAGCAGAATCGTCGTCTTGTCCAATCCGGAGAGGATATTTCGGAGCTCCGCCGGCGTATAATTCGAGAAGTCCAGCCCTCCGAAGCGAAGACTCGGAAACTTCGTCTCGAGCGCATAGAAATTCTGCCGATCCGCCACCCCCGTCAGTGAATCATCATAGATACAGATCAGCTTGTCTGCCTCCGGCTGCAATTTCATCGCCGCCGCGATCGTGTTCTCCAAAAAATAAGGCTCCACATAGCCGCAGATATAATCATTCTGCGCCGCCAGCTCCGCCGTCTCCTGATTATTGACCGCGAAGAATACGATCGGGGTATGCGGGAAGAGCTCCTCCTGATACTTCATCGTGAATTCCAGCGCCGCATCATCTCCGACGAGAATCGCGTCATAGGGCTTCCGCTGCTTCAGTAGTGCCTGCATATAGTAGAAGAAAGCAAGATAGTCCCCTTCGCTGTCAAACTTCTTCGAGTTCATCGAGAAATTATCCAGCTTGATCTGGTGGGCATCCAGCATGCTTCGAATCCCCTCAAGCTGCGGCATAAAGGTGCCGAAGCTCGCGCTGTAGGAGCTCAGAAAGCAGAACTGATACTTCTCCTGCCCTTCCTCCGGAGACACCGTATCTGTAATCTGCGTTTGGGCGGTATTTTTCGTGCGGATCTCCTCATTCCAGAAACGGAGGAGGAAAAGCAGAAAGAGGAAGAAGAGAAGAATCCCGATACTGATCAGAATGTCACTGATATTATGATACTTTTCGTGATGCTTCATATTACCCATATCCTCTTGCTTTCAATCCGGCGTCCTCTGTATCATATCTTATTTTCTCCGTCTTTTCCACAATTTGCCTGAAGTATATTCCCACTTACAATTTCAAGTACAGCGATCCGGCTGAGAAGCGCCCTATCGCTGACCCAGCATTTGAAAGCTTCCGCAGGGAAGCACTGCTTTATTCAAGCCTCACGCTCCATGGGCTCCCCCGGAGGACAGCCCCGCAGGGCGCGGCAGAACCGTCATTTCGATAGCCGAAGCGCCTCCGGGAGCTCGAGGATCGCGCCACGGTTGCCGCTGGTCACCAGCGCCTGATAGCGAGCGAGATAGCCGTCCGTCACCCGCGGTGCGCGCGGCTTCCACTCCGCTCTTCGCTTCGCGAGCTCCGCTTCGCTGACCTTCATATTCAGTGCGTTGTTCGGAATATCCACGGAAATGATATCCCCCTCTCGGACGAGCGCGATCGGCCCGCCGACCGCCGCCTCCGGTGAGACATGTCCGATTGCCGCGCCGCGGGATGCACCGGAGAAGCGTCCGTCTGTAATCAGCGCCACTGTCGAGCCCAATCCCATTCCGATGATGGCGGAGGTCGGATTCAGCATCTCCCGCATACCGGGGCCTCCCTTCGGCCCCTCGTAGCGGATCACAACCACGTCGCCGGGATGAATCTCTCCCCCCTTGATCGCGCGGATCGCATCCTCCTCGCAGTCGAAGACCCGCGCAGGGCCCTCATGCCGCATCATTTCCGCTGCCACCGCAGAGCGCTTCACGATACCGGTATCCGGCGCGAGATTCCCCCGCAGTACGGCGATGCCGCCGGTCTCGCTGTACGGATTCTCGATCGGGCGGATGATCTCCGGGTCGCGGTTCACCGCATCCCGAATGTTCTCCCCGACCGTCTTCCCCGTCACAGTCGGGAGCGTAAGGTCGAGCAGCTCCCGCTTCGAAAGCTCCCTCATCACGGCATAGACGCCGCCCGCCTCATTGAGATCCTCCATGAAGCTGTAGCCCGCCGGTGCCAGATGGCAGAGGTTCGGCGTCTTTGCGGAAATTTCATTCGCATATTCCATATTGAGCTCGATACCGCACTCATGGGCAATCGCGGGAAGATGCAGCATGGTGTTAGTAGAACAGCCCAGCGCCATATCCACCGTCAGGGCGTTATGGAATGCCGCCTCTGTCATGATGTCGCGCGGACAGATATTCTTTTCCAGCATTTCCATGACCGCATACCCCGCCTCCTTGGCGAGACGGATCCGCGCGGAATAGACTGCCGGAATCGTGCCGTTGCCGCGAAGTCCCATGCCGATCGCCTCAGTCAGACAGTTCATCGAGTTCGCGGTATACATCCCGGAGCAGGAGCCGCAGGTCGG encodes:
- a CDS encoding Gx transporter family protein, which produces MNQKAKKISLYGMLLALSMVLSYIEAILPFSIGVPGVKLGLPNIVTVVGLYSIGTPATLLISFARILLVAMSFGNAMTIAYSLAGFFLSFGGMLLLKSWQLSRTAVSICGGVLHNLGQLLTAMLLLHSPQLLLYFPVLLAAGIAAGAAIGLTAGALSTHLHRFLQRL
- a CDS encoding transporter substrate-binding domain-containing protein, which encodes MKKFGILTAAVISAFLLAACGSSAAGSAKTEGSAAAQSSYAGKTLIMGTNAEFPPYEYHEGDSIVGIDAEIAAAIAEELGAKLEISDMAFDAVLPAVQAGKIDFGAAGMTVTEDRLKNVDFSDSYATAVQAIIVPEDSVITGPEDLEGKLIGVQQGTTGDIYISDDLGDANTQRFPKGSDAVQALSAGKIDAVVIDSSTAKAFVESSSGLKILDTAYADEEYAICVKKGNTELLNGINSAIKKLKDSGRLDEIIAKYIKEQ
- a CDS encoding amino acid ABC transporter permease — its product is MQERIYLNFIKDQRWLYLVDGLKNTLLITAFALLIGVVLGMLLAVIRTTHDKTGKLRLPDLIAKLYITVIRGTPSVIQLLIFSYCIFTSRIFSGIFIGCIAFGLNSAAYVAEIIRSGIMSIPNGQMEAGRSLGFNYAETMRFIILPQALKNVLPAVFNEFIVLIKETAVIGYVAVQDLTKGGDIIRSRTYDAWTPLLTVALIYLFLTVVLSNVEKRMERRLQNT
- a CDS encoding bifunctional diguanylate cyclase/phosphodiesterase — translated: MKHHEKYHNISDILISIGILLFFLFLLFLLRFWNEEIRTKNTAQTQITDTVSPEEGQEKYQFCFLSSYSASFGTFMPQLEGIRSMLDAHQIKLDNFSMNSKKFDSEGDYLAFFYYMQALLKQRKPYDAILVGDDAALEFTMKYQEELFPHTPIVFFAVNNQETAELAAQNDYICGYVEPYFLENTIAAAMKLQPEADKLICIYDDSLTGVADRQNFYALETKFPSLRFGGLDFSNYTPAELRNILSGLDKTTILLYLSAFRDKDGRNYTIPESVALITGASGTPVYHDGYGGFGDGITGGRQLDYAKLASNAAYAAVEIVEKGIPTKDIRLSASAPGTFIFDYKALVKYGLNRRKVPRNAVILHAPGEGMMLYLRIFGIMLLLAASLACFWANASINRWLSERTAEELKASNQGLLALQQELQYEASHDNMTKLMNRHTVVQYLQTRLPMEKQYSAVLMDVDNLKEINESHGHEVGDDYLGKLGQMLREYSYSHKVVAARFGGDAFLIVYLGRVLTQDSEEIQDINHIFKQSIEVGTGKILMSASGGVATSETASGVRVVMDADTAAAEAKRNGKNQIIFYSDKLREKTERDNELRKLVQDAVLEENLYMVYQPQVDCLSGRVSGYEALVRIRGEAVSPGIFIPIAERYGYISTIGRMTTRMVIRQLARWRNEGTALRPISVNFSSYQLNDLGYVDYVFELLEQYRIAAKYLVLEVTESILLEETEHSREMFRRLTEAGICIHLDDFGTGYSSFGYLSYIPISALKIDKTLVDRYLVDNEDLLASLINTIHYLGKRVIVEGVEQRWQYERLHALSCDTIQGYYFSRPEEPEKIRDWEPEEPKISIVPVDGTRAL
- the ilvD gene encoding dihydroxy-acid dehydratase, which codes for MYNVREGIQQAPHRSLFNALGFTEREMKKPMIGIVCSYNEIVPGHMNLDKVLEAVKLGVAEAGGMPVMVPAIAVCDGIAMGHVGMKYSLVTRDLIADSTEALARAHQFDALVMIPNCDKNVPGLLMAAARVNVPTVFVSGGPMLAGHVNGKKRSLSSIFEAVGSYEAGRLSREELQVYEENVCPTCGSCSGMYTANSMNCLTEAIGMGLRGNGTIPAVYSARIRLAKEAGYAVMEMLEKNICPRDIMTEAAFHNALTVDMALGCSTNTMLHLPAIAHECGIELNMEYANEISAKTPNLCHLAPAGYSFMEDLNEAGGVYAVMRELSKRELLDLTLPTVTGKTVGENIRDAVNRDPEIIRPIENPYSETGGIAVLRGNLAPDTGIVKRSAVAAEMMRHEGPARVFDCEEDAIRAIKGGEIHPGDVVVIRYEGPKGGPGMREMLNPTSAIIGMGLGSTVALITDGRFSGASRGAAIGHVSPEAAVGGPIALVREGDIISVDIPNNALNMKVSEAELAKRRAEWKPRAPRVTDGYLARYQALVTSGNRGAILELPEALRLSK
- a CDS encoding cold-shock protein, producing the protein MKGTVKWFNNQKGYGFISDETGKDVFVHYSGLAGDGFKSLEEGQAVEFEVVDGAKGPQATKVVKL
- a CDS encoding amino acid ABC transporter ATP-binding protein translates to MEVKNGEVLLKIEKLSKRFQTLRVLNEISTEIRKGEVVCVIGPSGSGKSTFLRCLNLLETPTEGKIFFEGTEITAKGTDIDRLRQKMGMVFQQFNLFPHMTILENLMLGPIRLRKQEREAAEAEAMQLLTRVGLADKAESYPNQLSGGQQQRAAIVRALAMHPDVMLFDEPTSALDPEMVGEVLQVMKQLAEEHMTMVVVTHEMGFAREVSDRVMFLEGGNFVTEGSPESFFEHPENERLKTFLSKVL